A stretch of DNA from Microbacterium sp. LWS13-1.2:
GGGGTACGGGTTCGCCGCGGTGGCGAAGCCCATGACGTCGCCGGTCTGGTTCATGATCTCGGTGCCGATGCCCGGGTTGTGGACGTCGTGCTTCGGGTGCCACAGGTTGAATGCGTGCCCGGCCTCGTGGACCAGGGTGCGCAGGAACGCCGCGGGCACCTCGTCGAGCGGTCGACCGCGTGCGGCTGCCGCGATGAACGAGTCGTTGCCGAGCCGCACGTCGGCGAATCCGGCGGCCCCCTCGCGTGGGACCGTGTCGTCGTCGAACATGATCCCGAACAGCCCGCCCTGCGCCGACCCGACGAAGAGCCACAGCCGCCAGCCGTCGCCCGGCACCGCCTGGCGATGGCCCGTCATGAGCGTGGCCAGCTCGGCGTTGGTGAGCTCCGCATCCTCCGGCACGGTGATCTGGTCGGTGACGACGGTGACGTCCCATCCGGCCGATGCGTACACGGAGCGCACCGACGCCGCCGCACCCGATCCGATCGTGGCGGATGCCGGGAACACGCGGTTGACCATGGCATCGACCTCGATGCGGCATCCGCGATACATCGGCGAGGTCTTGCTCGCCGTGACGTTGGTGATCGTCCCGCCGATCGAGAGCGTGCCCGTCATACGCTGCGACGAGCCCAGAAGGGCGCTGGTCGCGGTCACGACGAGCGGACGCCGGCAGCGCAGGGTGAGCGTGCCGGTGTCGGTCGACACGAACTCCTGCGTCGTGCGGTTCCACAGGTGCCGCACGATCTGCACGGTGAGCGTGCCGTCGACGTACGTCGAGCCGTTGGAGCGGAAGTACCAGGTGTACTGCGATGCCGGGAACGCCGGGTACCAGCGCAGGCTGAACGCCGTGAGCTCCGACAGCACCGGCGCGTCGTCCTCCCCCGGATCGCGCTCGCCGGAGTCGGCGCCGGCGTCCCCGCCGAACGGCTGCGGCCGGGGTTCGGGCAGCGGGAACGGGAGCGGGCGCTCCACCTCCGTGAGCACGGGAGGGAAGACGCGGCGGGAGTACATGTCGCCCGAGACGCGCAGCGACGACGCGCCGACCTCGATGCGCATCGCACCGCGCACCTCGGGGCCGAACACGGTGCGCCGCTCGAGCTCGAGCAGCCACGATCCGTCGAGCGTGCCGATGGGGCACGCGCGGGTGAGCATCTCGGGACGGATGACGGGACCGGGGACGATGAGCTCCCCGTCGGCGTCGAATTGCAGGGGCGCGGAGTCGTGGGCGGCTGGCGCCGCGTGGCCGCAGCCGCAGTCGTGGTCCATGGTGGGTCTCGCTTTCCCGACCGCGGACGCGGCCGCTGACAAGAAGGAGACTCCTCCGAGAACTGCTGATACGCCAGAGGGTCGGCATCCGATCCCGTCCTTCTGACGTCGGCCGCCCCGCCTAGGCTTGATTCCATGCGCCTGGCCACCTGGAACGTGAACTCCATCCGCGCGCGGGTCGACCGCATCGTCGACTTCGCGGTGCGCGAGCACATCGATGTGCTGGCGATGCAGGAGATCAAGTGCAAGACCGAGCAGTTCCCGTTCGACCGCTTCGAGGAGGCGGGCTTCCACGTCGAGGCGTACGGCTTCTCACAGTGGAACGGCGTGGCGATCGCGAGCCGCGAGCCGCTCACGAACGTGCGCACCGCGTTCCCCGGCATGCCGGGCTTCGAGAAGGGGCACACCGGCCCCGACGCGCCGCAGGAGGCGCGCGCGATCGGCGCCACCGTCGGCGGTGTCGAGGTGTGGAGCCTGTACGTGCCGAACGGCCGCTCGCTCGGCGACCCCCACTACTTCTACAAGCTCGACTGGCTGTCGGCGCTGAGCCAGTACACCTCGGACTCCCTCGCGGCGAACCCCGATCTCGCCCTCGCGCTGGTCGGCGACTTCAACATCGCGCCGACGGATGCCGACAACGGCGACCCTGCGGTCGTCCCGGGCTTCTCGACCCACGTGTCGCCGCCCGAGCGGGAGGCGTTCGCCGCGCTCGAGGCCGTCGGCCTGCAGGATGTCGTGCGCCCGCTGATCCCCACCGGCTACACCTACTGGGACTACAAGCGCTTGAAGTTCCCCCGCAACGAGGGCATGCGCATCGACTTCGTCCTCGGCTCCCACGCGGTGGCCGAGGCCGTCACCGGCGCGACGATCCACCGCGACGAGCGCAAGGGCGAGCTCCCGAGCGACCACGTGCCCGTCGTCGTCGACCTCGATCTCGAGAGCCCCGACGATGACGACCGGCCGATGATCTTCTGACCCCGGCCCGCCGCCGCCCGCGCAGCGCGGGCGTCAGTCCATCGGGTCGGGCGTGCAGCCGGGCGGCTCGGAGTTGCCGCTGATCGCGAAGTCGCTGCACGTCAGGAAGTGCTCCTGGTTGAGGCCGAGCACGAACGAGGTGACGGCGACGCCGAGCACCACGACGGCGATCAGCCACTTCGTGCGTCACCGCGTCTCGGTCGCGAAGTCGGGCCAGACGACGCGCACCAGCACCCACAGGGTGAACGGGATGCCGAGCAGCACCGCCGCGATCGCGGCGAGGTCGACGACGGCCAGCGCGAGGTCGGTGGTGTCGTCGGCGACCACGAAGTTGAGGACGAGCCACACCGACGGCAGGAGGAGGACGAAGGCGCGCGCGAGCCTGCCGCCGACAGGGCGGCGCTCCACCAGCACGAACACGAAGGCCGCCGTGGAGGCGGCCCAGAGCGCGAGGATGTCGTCGAAGAACACCTCGTCCCACGCGCCGAGAGTGAAGGCCGGCCACCACGCGATCGCGACCATCCCCACCATCGCCACGCCCACCGGCACGTCGCGGCGGCGGCGATGCTCGTCGGCGGGTGGGGCGGACGCGGTCACAGCGGCACGGTATCGCGCCGAGGAGAGGCATCCGTCGCTCCACGCCATACAACGCCCGGACAGTTCTCCCTACGAGACCGCGACCCGCTCATCCTCCAGGCTCTGCGCCACCGGCGCCGCGGGGATCGAGAACGTCTGTGCGAACCGCGCGAGCAGAGTCGCGTCGCCGCTCACCACGGCGAGCACCTCCTGGTCGATCGCGGCCGCCGGGGTCAGTTCGCCCGAGATGAGGCGACGGATGCCGGGACCCGCCGCGAAGACGATGTCGGGGTCGTCCGCGACCGACGCCTGCGTTCCGAGCCGCGGATCGACGGGCCGGCCGGCGGGCTGCAGCTGCGCGATCTTGAGCCCCGACGGATCGACGTGCACACGCAGGACGACGTCGGCCACGTGCACCTCGTAGTCCGCGGGCGGCAGCGTGGCTGCGGCATCCGACCGGAATGCGGTGCGCAGCGCCATCGTGAGCGAGTCCGCGGTGACGATGTCGTCCGGAGCCGGATCGCCCATCTGCTGGAATCCCCACCGGCCCAGCGCGAGCACGATCGGCTCGAGCTCGCGGCCGTAGGGGGTCAGCTCATACACCAGGCCGCAGTGCAGGAGGGGCACCCGGCGCACGACGCCGCCCTCCTGCAGCTCCTTGAGCCGCGTGGAGAGGATGTTGGTGGGGATCTTGGGCAGCCCCTGCTTGAGGTCGGTGTATCGCCGAGGGCCGACGAGCAGATCACGGACGATGAGCAGCGCCCACCGCTCCCCGATCAGCTCGACGGCCGTGGTGACCCCGCAGTACTGCCCGTAGCTGCGGGAAGCCACTTACGCCTGCGCCTGCTCCGCCATGTAGGCGTCGGGCCCCTTGGCGGCGGCCTCGGGATCCATGTACATGAACTGGATGCCGTTGCCGTCGGGATCGATGAGGTCGCGGCCGTACATGAACCCGTAGTCCTGCGGTTCGCCGGGCGCGGTCCCGCCGTGTGCGACGCCCGCCTCGACGATCCTGTCGACGTCTTCGCGCGAGTCGCGACTGATCGACAGGAGTACCTGGGCGTGCGTGCGCGGGTCGGCGAACTCCTTGTCGGTGAACGTCGAGAAGTACTCCTTGGTGAGCACCATGAAGAGGATGTCGTCGCTCCACACCACGCACGCGGCGTTGTCGTCGGTGAAGAGCGGGTTCAGCTCGCACCCCAGGGCGGTGTAGAACGCCTTCGAGCGGTCGAGGTCGTTCGTGGGGATGTTGACGAAGATGTGCGTCATTGCCTTGCTCCTTCTGGATTC
This window harbors:
- a CDS encoding helix-turn-helix domain-containing protein, which encodes MASRSYGQYCGVTTAVELIGERWALLIVRDLLVGPRRYTDLKQGLPKIPTNILSTRLKELQEGGVVRRVPLLHCGLVYELTPYGRELEPIVLALGRWGFQQMGDPAPDDIVTADSLTMALRTAFRSDAAATLPPADYEVHVADVVLRVHVDPSGLKIAQLQPAGRPVDPRLGTQASVADDPDIVFAAGPGIRRLISGELTPAAAIDQEVLAVVSGDATLLARFAQTFSIPAAPVAQSLEDERVAVS
- a CDS encoding exodeoxyribonuclease III; protein product: MRLATWNVNSIRARVDRIVDFAVREHIDVLAMQEIKCKTEQFPFDRFEEAGFHVEAYGFSQWNGVAIASREPLTNVRTAFPGMPGFEKGHTGPDAPQEARAIGATVGGVEVWSLYVPNGRSLGDPHYFYKLDWLSALSQYTSDSLAANPDLALALVGDFNIAPTDADNGDPAVVPGFSTHVSPPEREAFAALEAVGLQDVVRPLIPTGYTYWDYKRLKFPRNEGMRIDFVLGSHAVAEAVTGATIHRDERKGELPSDHVPVVVDLDLESPDDDDRPMIF
- a CDS encoding VOC family protein — protein: MTHIFVNIPTNDLDRSKAFYTALGCELNPLFTDDNAACVVWSDDILFMVLTKEYFSTFTDKEFADPRTHAQVLLSISRDSREDVDRIVEAGVAHGGTAPGEPQDYGFMYGRDLIDPDGNGIQFMYMDPEAAAKGPDAYMAEQAQA